A window of the Desulforapulum autotrophicum HRM2 genome harbors these coding sequences:
- a CDS encoding ABC transporter permease has product MSISTPFIKNVPSALVDAGRGMGMSKWKLLREVEIPLAIPLIIAGLRTAAVMNIGVAAIATYIGAGGLGVYIQQGIARVYPEMILSGAILVSLLAIIVDGGMALLERITTPEGIKVQRKLSR; this is encoded by the coding sequence GTGTCGATTTCAACACCCTTTATAAAGAATGTTCCTTCTGCATTGGTGGACGCAGGCAGGGGGATGGGCATGAGTAAGTGGAAACTTTTGCGAGAGGTGGAAATCCCGCTGGCCATTCCATTAATTATTGCGGGATTGAGGACGGCTGCCGTTATGAATATAGGTGTTGCAGCTATTGCCACCTACATCGGAGCAGGAGGACTGGGGGTTTACATCCAGCAGGGTATTGCCCGGGTATATCCAGAGATGATACTGAGCGGCGCCATACTTGTTTCTCTTCTGGCGATAATCGTAGACGGTGGGATGGCCCTGCTGGAAAGGATTACAACGCCAGAAGGTATCAAGGTACAAAGGAAGCTTTCACGATGA
- a CDS encoding ABC transporter ATP-binding protein — protein sequence MITYESVTKIFGKGTNTVTALDNISFTIPKGEVVVFLGPSGCGKTTTLRLTNRLETLTRGNITIEDQNIMELDVVQLRQRLGYVIQAIGLFPNKTIAENIAVVPKLLKWDEERISKRIDELLEMTNLDPDLYRDRYPAELSGGQQQRVGVARGLAADPKILLMDEPFGAIDPINREEIQDEFLKLQTKLKKTVAFVSHDIHEAIKMGDRIAIFEKGRLVQYDTPEIILTQPKNKFVSDFVGADRALKVLGLMRVSDIINRKPKNIIQGSDRSAEALDFLTTKKSRYGIVLDGNKPIGFVTQKDLKYEQGWVRDVVEPNPLLLREKTPLRDVLSFMLMHDTATICVIDGDKNFSGTVTYNDIQKAVKASYADEAEHEETEVAS from the coding sequence ATGATAACGTATGAATCTGTAACAAAAATATTTGGTAAGGGAACCAATACCGTTACCGCCCTTGATAATATAAGCTTCACCATTCCCAAGGGCGAGGTCGTGGTGTTTCTCGGCCCCTCGGGATGCGGCAAAACGACTACCCTGCGTCTTACCAACCGCCTGGAGACACTCACCAGAGGGAATATAACCATAGAAGATCAGAATATCATGGAACTCGATGTTGTCCAGCTCAGACAGCGCCTGGGCTATGTCATTCAGGCCATCGGACTCTTCCCGAACAAAACCATCGCCGAAAACATCGCGGTTGTTCCCAAACTTCTAAAGTGGGACGAAGAACGTATCAGTAAGCGCATTGATGAGCTGCTTGAAATGACAAACCTGGATCCTGATCTGTACAGGGACCGTTACCCAGCAGAACTCTCCGGGGGACAGCAACAGCGAGTGGGGGTCGCCCGGGGACTAGCCGCAGACCCAAAAATACTTCTCATGGATGAGCCCTTCGGCGCGATAGACCCCATAAACAGAGAAGAGATTCAAGATGAGTTCCTCAAGCTTCAGACAAAGCTGAAGAAAACCGTGGCCTTTGTCTCCCATGACATACACGAAGCGATAAAGATGGGTGATCGCATTGCCATCTTTGAGAAGGGACGTCTGGTACAGTACGACACACCAGAGATTATTCTGACCCAGCCCAAAAACAAATTTGTCTCCGACTTCGTGGGTGCCGACAGGGCACTGAAAGTCCTTGGCCTCATGCGGGTAAGTGATATTATCAACCGAAAGCCAAAGAACATCATCCAGGGATCCGACCGTTCCGCGGAAGCCTTGGATTTTCTGACCACAAAGAAATCTCGCTATGGCATTGTGCTCGATGGAAACAAACCGATTGGCTTTGTTACGCAGAAAGATCTCAAGTATGAACAAGGTTGGGTACGAGACGTGGTGGAACCAAATCCACTTCTCCTGAGGGAAAAAACCCCACTGAGGGACGTGCTCTCCTTTATGCTTATGCACGACACCGCAACCATCTGTGTTATAGACGGAGATAAAAACTTTTCCGGGACGGTAACCTACAACGACATACAAAAAGCAGTAAAAGCAAGTTACGCCGATGAAGCAGAACATGAGGAAACCGAGGTAGCGTCATGA
- a CDS encoding phosphagen kinase, translated as MKQHLTPELFNELKSLQTKSGFTLERAVESGLKNPDSSVGIYAGDGESYQTFAKIFRPVIETCHGVSIDGIHPSDLSPMDDAPPPPFNHKILSYRIRIARNIADIPFPPHVGNADRSRVEQLAVDALLKFEGDLKGRYFPLGELTKTQRMTFEHEHLLFGRGDRFMEAAGINRSWPASRGIFVSNDHKFAVWINEEDHLRIISMDRPQKTPSQGIEKTYNRLARAMADLEQSLTFACDPHLGFLTSCPSNLGTGMRAGVHVRLSGFKTRGQAIHEAAARYLLQIRGTHGEKTGVENDVVDISNRYRLGITEKKCVEMLQHGLEAIMTDERFS; from the coding sequence ATGAAGCAACACTTGACCCCGGAACTTTTCAATGAGCTTAAGAGCCTCCAGACAAAGAGCGGATTTACCCTGGAACGAGCCGTTGAATCTGGCCTTAAGAACCCGGATTCATCCGTTGGAATCTACGCTGGTGATGGAGAATCCTACCAAACGTTTGCCAAAATTTTCAGACCTGTAATTGAGACCTGCCACGGGGTTTCAATTGACGGCATCCATCCATCCGATCTGAGCCCCATGGACGATGCCCCCCCACCACCTTTTAACCATAAAATTCTTTCCTACAGAATTCGCATTGCAAGAAATATAGCAGACATTCCATTCCCCCCCCATGTCGGCAACGCTGATCGCTCCAGGGTTGAACAACTTGCGGTTGATGCACTTTTAAAATTCGAAGGAGACCTCAAGGGAAGATATTTCCCCCTGGGTGAGTTAACCAAAACTCAAAGAATGACGTTTGAACACGAACATCTACTGTTTGGACGCGGGGATCGGTTCATGGAGGCGGCAGGAATCAACAGGTCCTGGCCCGCTTCAAGGGGAATTTTTGTATCCAATGATCATAAATTTGCCGTATGGATCAATGAGGAAGACCATTTAAGAATCATTTCAATGGATCGCCCCCAGAAGACCCCTTCACAGGGTATTGAAAAGACATACAACCGCCTTGCAAGGGCCATGGCAGACCTTGAACAAAGTTTAACATTTGCCTGTGATCCCCACCTGGGATTTCTCACATCCTGCCCCTCCAATCTTGGGACAGGAATGCGGGCCGGCGTCCATGTCCGGTTATCCGGCTTTAAGACACGGGGACAGGCAATCCATGAAGCAGCAGCGAGATATCTCCTCCAGATCCGGGGGACCCATGGAGAAAAGACAGGGGTTGAAAACGATGTGGTCGACATCAGCAACCGGTATCGACTGGGCATAACAGAAAAAAAATGCGTTGAAATGCTTCAGCATGGGTTAGAGGCCATTATGACTGACGAACGTTTCTCCTGA
- a CDS encoding ABC transporter permease — translation MNRLFTKSYRILIAVIILIAGVTFERTGLIELLSDPYEYPVIMELFLQHLHMVSLSMIFATIIGVTAGIVLTRQRFRKYTGLCMYIIGLGQTIPSLAVLALAMSFLGLGLKPAVFALTIYSILPIARNTLAGITAVPPELIDAGKGMGMPPMRILMEVEIPNAMKVILTGFRVALIINIGTAALAYVIGAGGLGDLIFTGINLMQTDKLLAGAIPVTLLALFADFLSELLGIALISKGLRLSK, via the coding sequence ATGAATAGACTATTTACAAAATCATACAGAATTCTCATTGCGGTTATCATACTGATTGCGGGTGTGACGTTTGAACGAACGGGACTTATAGAATTACTCTCTGATCCTTACGAATATCCCGTTATCATGGAATTGTTCCTCCAGCATCTGCACATGGTGTCCTTAAGTATGATTTTTGCCACGATCATAGGAGTAACAGCAGGAATTGTGCTTACCAGGCAACGATTTCGCAAGTACACCGGGCTATGCATGTATATTATCGGACTAGGACAAACCATCCCCTCCCTTGCCGTTCTAGCGCTGGCCATGAGTTTCCTGGGGCTCGGCTTAAAGCCGGCAGTATTCGCACTGACCATCTATTCCATACTTCCAATCGCGAGAAATACCCTTGCCGGGATTACCGCAGTACCCCCGGAACTGATAGATGCCGGAAAAGGCATGGGAATGCCTCCCATGAGGATTCTCATGGAGGTGGAGATACCCAATGCCATGAAGGTGATTTTAACGGGATTCAGGGTCGCCCTGATAATTAATATCGGCACCGCCGCCCTCGCCTATGTCATTGGGGCAGGCGGTTTGGGAGACCTTATATTCACAGGAATAAATCTGATGCAGACGGACAAGCTGCTGGCCGGCGCCATTCCGGTTACGCTACTGGCACTTTTTGCGGATTTTCTGTCTGAGCTATTAGGAATAGCTCTGATCTCAAAGGGTCTGCGCCTTTCCAAGTAG
- a CDS encoding transposase: protein MKRKAKKRLIKQVMDEVINGYDFSQTVTLPIEELTGIEGQTPTKGIKTIEEMAKYVSNFHNDKLFDFDKKRKPFPEIIDKELKFIDDLFDDAIINSLIAPEGYSPCHRYVQPYQLFRMEILKVIKYPEISYRKFCTDEYFGRERKQNRRFVRLPLNTKEQIHHTELSHFRSRLSFTNLMNILVYILHHLYQSGCLANSVIHAIDSTELPSEINYPLCTVEVEGKKIRIYSDIDADCGRRRKKRDKSQYVIGYRMHTLSAINPLTGHCFPLVSLIGAANHHDSLFLTPVIKLAQALGIDMKLITADQAYHDSNGSVLEKTGVYVVAPPSEKAKLPDNVLDFPVRVTCNDFCDIPMKIMGCSGNGHEFGCTAAPGECIYESNCPKYRTIAFDNGYFQPIPTFHEEAQRAIDIRKNCERPFNLIKKREGLEQTRVRSQHGVVARSTFTTIATLLIEMADTRRKRCKKQDGQLDLFKVAG, encoded by the coding sequence ATGAAAAGGAAAGCGAAAAAAAGGCTGATCAAACAAGTGATGGATGAAGTAATAAATGGCTATGATTTTTCTCAAACGGTGACCCTTCCCATAGAAGAACTTACAGGCATTGAAGGTCAAACGCCCACAAAAGGAATCAAAACTATTGAGGAAATGGCTAAATATGTCAGCAACTTCCACAACGATAAACTTTTTGATTTCGATAAAAAAAGAAAGCCGTTTCCGGAGATAATTGATAAAGAACTGAAATTTATTGATGACCTTTTTGATGATGCAATTATCAACAGTCTTATAGCGCCTGAAGGTTATTCTCCTTGCCATAGGTATGTTCAGCCATATCAGCTTTTTCGTATGGAAATTTTGAAGGTTATAAAATATCCCGAAATCAGTTACAGGAAGTTTTGTACCGACGAGTATTTTGGCAGAGAAAGAAAACAAAACAGAAGATTTGTGAGATTGCCTTTAAACACAAAAGAGCAGATTCATCATACAGAGTTGAGCCACTTCAGGAGCCGTTTATCTTTTACAAATTTGATGAATATCCTTGTTTATATCCTTCACCATTTATATCAATCTGGTTGTTTGGCAAATTCAGTCATACATGCGATTGATTCTACTGAGCTTCCCTCGGAAATCAATTATCCACTGTGTACAGTTGAGGTTGAGGGAAAGAAAATACGCATTTATTCGGATATAGACGCTGATTGCGGCAGGCGAAGAAAGAAACGAGATAAATCACAGTACGTTATTGGTTACCGCATGCATACGCTTTCTGCAATCAATCCTTTAACCGGTCACTGTTTTCCATTGGTTTCTCTTATCGGAGCAGCCAATCATCATGATAGCCTGTTTTTAACGCCAGTGATTAAACTTGCCCAGGCATTGGGCATTGATATGAAGTTGATCACAGCTGACCAAGCCTACCACGATAGTAATGGGTCTGTTCTTGAGAAGACCGGGGTTTATGTCGTAGCACCCCCGTCTGAAAAGGCAAAATTGCCTGACAATGTTTTGGATTTTCCAGTGAGGGTAACTTGCAACGACTTTTGTGATATTCCAATGAAAATTATGGGGTGCTCAGGAAACGGTCATGAATTTGGCTGTACGGCCGCCCCTGGAGAATGCATATACGAATCAAATTGTCCAAAATATCGAACCATTGCATTTGACAATGGGTATTTTCAACCGATACCAACTTTTCATGAGGAGGCTCAAAGGGCAATAGATATTCGCAAAAATTGTGAGCGACCATTTAATCTTATAAAAAAAAGAGAAGGCCTTGAACAGACGAGGGTAAGGAGTCAGCATGGGGTTGTTGCTCGTTCAACATTTACAACAATCGCAACATTACTGATAGAAATGGCTGATACAAGACGGAAAAGGTGCAAAAAGCAAGATGGACAACTGGATTTATTCAAGGTTGCTGGATAA
- a CDS encoding alcohol dehydrogenase family protein: MKFKWDMNPKQDRFDPKDFNKVMKAVVTTGNGGYDKLQCRVVNLPKLGPGEVLLQVLAAGVNNTEINTRIGWYSSSVTTGTEKTATAEEELVTEKADGGWNEATPFPFIQGTDCCGRIVAVAPGGDKSTIGSRVLVRACMRRSGFGSMDNIWMGSDFDGAFAQFVKVPAAEVFAVNCNWSDAELGTIPCAYGTAENMVHRGKVCKGEHILVAGASGGVGSAVVQLVKRRGATVTAIAAKAKMVQVLSLGADRVIDRDDDVVDSLGENAVDVVIDNVAGPAFGSRLKALKRGGRYVSSGAIGGPLVTLDMRTFYLKDLTLVGCTAWDEPIFPNLISYIERDELRPLVAKTFPLERIADAQREFLEKKHVGNFVLIPPGT; this comes from the coding sequence ATGAAATTTAAGTGGGATATGAATCCAAAACAGGATCGATTTGATCCAAAAGATTTTAATAAAGTCATGAAGGCTGTTGTCACCACCGGCAATGGCGGATACGACAAACTCCAGTGCCGTGTGGTAAACCTTCCAAAACTTGGGCCAGGCGAAGTTTTACTGCAAGTTCTAGCCGCCGGGGTCAACAACACTGAAATAAATACACGCATTGGCTGGTACTCTTCCTCGGTTACAACAGGTACAGAGAAGACTGCAACTGCCGAGGAAGAGCTGGTTACAGAAAAGGCAGATGGGGGATGGAACGAGGCAACACCTTTCCCCTTCATCCAGGGCACAGATTGCTGTGGTCGTATTGTTGCCGTTGCCCCTGGCGGGGATAAAAGCACCATCGGTTCACGCGTACTCGTACGAGCATGCATGCGTCGGTCAGGCTTTGGGTCGATGGACAACATCTGGATGGGGTCTGATTTCGACGGTGCCTTTGCTCAGTTTGTCAAAGTTCCCGCAGCAGAGGTGTTCGCCGTGAACTGCAACTGGAGCGATGCTGAGCTTGGAACGATCCCTTGTGCCTACGGAACTGCTGAAAATATGGTTCACCGTGGCAAGGTGTGCAAGGGGGAGCATATTTTGGTTGCAGGAGCGTCCGGAGGTGTCGGCTCAGCGGTCGTGCAACTGGTGAAACGACGGGGCGCCACTGTGACGGCGATTGCGGCCAAAGCAAAGATGGTACAGGTTCTTTCCCTGGGTGCTGATCGTGTTATTGATCGTGATGATGATGTCGTTGACAGTCTTGGCGAAAACGCTGTGGATGTCGTTATTGACAACGTTGCAGGACCAGCCTTCGGAAGCCGGTTAAAGGCACTGAAGCGAGGTGGAAGATACGTGTCCTCCGGAGCCATCGGTGGTCCCCTAGTGACACTCGACATGCGTACCTTCTATCTAAAGGATTTAACGCTGGTTGGCTGCACTGCATGGGACGAACCTATTTTCCCAAATCTTATTTCCTACATTGAGCGCGACGAGTTGCGGCCGCTTGTAGCAAAGACATTTCCCCTCGAACGCATAGCAGATGCGCAACGCGAGTTCCTCGAAAAAAAACATGTTGGCAATTTCGTTTTAATTCCACCGGGTACATGA
- a CDS encoding ABC transporter substrate-binding protein yields MKKIFKLVFPAILILTLLLPGSVFAKDKSLIVGGKDYTEQLLLPELAGILLEQAGFDVTLKTGVGSVIARKSLENAQFDLYYEYTGTAYTLYYKQKDTEIMTVPEKVYDWVKQADSEKDLVWLDPVRFNNTYSLMMNKAEAEKLEIKSISDLGVYVTKNPDKLIFALDSEFWERPDGFKGIMKRYNFRLPSNQVKKMSVGLTYQALKDGLVNSAMGFTTDGRIAAFGFVNLEDDKSFFPVYNPVPVVRKEILDTYPEIPAILKPLAENLTSEVMQQLNMAVDIDHKPVHDVAMDWLKSKNLIK; encoded by the coding sequence ATGAAAAAGATATTTAAACTTGTTTTTCCGGCAATACTTATTTTAACGTTACTTTTACCAGGCAGTGTCTTTGCCAAGGATAAAAGCCTGATAGTGGGCGGTAAAGACTATACAGAGCAGCTCCTTCTTCCGGAACTTGCCGGCATTCTTCTCGAACAGGCAGGGTTTGATGTTACACTCAAGACAGGGGTCGGGTCTGTGATCGCCAGAAAATCACTGGAGAATGCCCAGTTTGACCTCTATTATGAGTATACGGGCACGGCATACACGCTGTATTACAAGCAAAAAGATACAGAAATAATGACCGTTCCTGAAAAGGTTTACGACTGGGTCAAACAAGCCGACTCCGAAAAGGATCTTGTCTGGCTTGATCCTGTCAGGTTCAACAATACCTATAGCCTGATGATGAACAAGGCAGAAGCGGAAAAGCTCGAAATCAAAAGTATCTCCGACCTGGGAGTCTACGTCACTAAAAATCCGGACAAACTGATATTCGCCCTGGATTCGGAATTCTGGGAACGCCCTGACGGATTTAAAGGCATCATGAAAAGGTATAATTTCAGGCTCCCTAGCAACCAGGTCAAAAAAATGTCTGTGGGTCTTACCTACCAGGCATTGAAAGATGGTCTGGTCAATTCTGCAATGGGTTTTACCACCGATGGCAGAATCGCGGCCTTCGGCTTTGTGAACCTTGAAGACGACAAGTCTTTCTTCCCTGTGTACAATCCCGTACCCGTTGTCAGGAAAGAGATCCTTGATACATATCCAGAAATACCAGCCATATTAAAACCACTTGCGGAGAACCTGACCTCGGAAGTGATGCAGCAGCTCAATATGGCCGTGGACATAGACCACAAACCAGTTCACGATGTGGCCATGGATTGGCTCAAGAGTAAAAATCTGATCAAATAG
- a CDS encoding sensor histidine kinase yields the protein MKLSIYIKLMMGFAAIIAILALSNAYVLFELNAVANGAKNILSSNVRTQELARQLHPAVQNEIEYAEKYLISNDDAYFSLFVETSQEVGKNIKLLFETLPSSEDLLLIENLQKAHASIVASMQQENSEPSAHNENQKQIRLKNTRLMLDSLDLLIRDSHFSIGKEITRIESTITRSVKIAFLLIAGTLFTAVTIALIIARTITRPIGQLIRGTEQIAQGNFKKILVSSHDEITLLASAINNMSSKINETNQLKAQMMQQISHELKTPLQAIQSAHDVLLISGSVKESRLRMLAAIKRGINKIADFSMQYLDLAKIETGAMQYNITVSDIHKIVATVVDEAKLVAASKNIHMELEVVAVPKVLVDREKVSIIISNLISNAIKYTRENGNINVSIGLSDGRVQVAIKDSGIGINPEELANVFDRFYQASNKEKIKSNGSGVGLAIVKAYTEGQGGKVLVESIPDQGSTFKVEFPIEEDLSLQA from the coding sequence ATGAAACTGAGCATATACATAAAACTGATGATGGGTTTTGCTGCCATTATAGCGATATTGGCCCTCTCCAATGCCTATGTTCTATTTGAGTTGAATGCTGTAGCCAATGGCGCAAAAAATATTCTCTCCTCAAATGTCAGGACCCAGGAACTTGCAAGGCAACTGCATCCCGCTGTTCAGAATGAAATCGAATATGCGGAAAAGTACCTGATTTCAAACGATGATGCCTATTTTTCCTTGTTTGTTGAAACCAGTCAAGAAGTCGGAAAAAATATAAAATTATTGTTTGAAACCCTGCCCTCCAGTGAAGACCTATTATTGATAGAGAATCTGCAAAAAGCGCATGCTTCCATTGTTGCCAGCATGCAACAAGAAAACAGCGAACCAAGTGCCCACAATGAAAACCAAAAGCAGATACGGCTGAAGAATACGAGATTAATGCTTGATTCCCTTGATCTCCTTATCCGGGATAGCCATTTCTCCATTGGAAAAGAAATAACCCGAATTGAGTCGACAATAACCCGCTCTGTCAAAATCGCCTTTTTATTAATCGCAGGGACTCTCTTTACAGCTGTGACAATCGCCTTAATCATTGCCCGTACCATTACCCGCCCCATTGGCCAGCTAATCCGGGGAACTGAACAGATTGCCCAGGGCAATTTCAAAAAAATTCTTGTGTCTTCCCATGATGAAATTACACTGCTCGCCTCCGCCATCAATAATATGAGCAGCAAAATCAATGAAACAAATCAATTAAAAGCGCAAATGATGCAACAAATTTCCCATGAACTGAAAACCCCTCTTCAGGCAATACAATCTGCCCATGATGTTTTATTGATATCCGGATCGGTTAAGGAGAGCCGACTTCGAATGCTTGCAGCCATTAAAAGGGGCATCAATAAAATAGCAGATTTCAGCATGCAATACCTTGACCTTGCAAAAATCGAAACCGGTGCAATGCAATACAATATAACAGTGTCTGATATCCATAAAATCGTTGCGACTGTGGTGGATGAGGCAAAACTTGTTGCCGCCTCAAAGAACATACACATGGAGTTGGAGGTTGTTGCTGTTCCAAAGGTCCTGGTTGATAGGGAAAAAGTGTCAATTATTATCAGCAATTTAATCAGCAATGCAATTAAATACACCCGGGAGAATGGTAATATCAATGTGAGCATAGGCCTGAGCGATGGGAGGGTCCAGGTTGCAATTAAAGACTCGGGAATCGGGATCAACCCGGAAGAACTCGCGAATGTATTTGATCGATTTTATCAGGCCAGTAATAAAGAAAAAATTAAAAGCAATGGCTCCGGGGTGGGACTTGCGATTGTCAAAGCATATACAGAAGGACAGGGGGGAAAGGTTCTTGTTGAAAGCATCCCCGATCAAGGGTCAACATTTAAAGTAGAATTTCCAATTGAAGAAGACCTGTCCTTGCAAGCTTAA